The Methanocella arvoryzae MRE50 genome includes a region encoding these proteins:
- a CDS encoding carboxypeptidase regulatory-like domain-containing protein gives MRNKIFKAFAILCCITYSIIGLTSLSVLAQSEIVTDQPEKPVPAFLSEGPVPSEYITGYVFDEDGKPVPEANVSLWQNGQLWTPGKHQLAGVENPQASLPSYSIISGVPKEGSFLFGFTAPGEYTLTAEKDGYKGEPVSVHVGEETLSANRLEAIDNPVMVNITLTGYHMPTLSSDQQSYTGAIAGTIKTARGYDVTGVNVSLLQDGVMVDRPDNPQSSFHRNLSGKRIDYLFHHLAPGRYTVKAEYFAGADFNDTVTLDMDTKVMRADIVLSKAYMSPLEAPAVIFTPIVGEFDAAEPVSTPATSWLIVMLLIVLVATWLDHKR, from the coding sequence ATGAGAAATAAAATTTTCAAAGCCTTTGCCATATTATGTTGTATTACTTATTCAATTATCGGTCTGACATCGCTATCAGTTTTGGCCCAATCCGAGATTGTGACTGACCAGCCAGAAAAACCAGTTCCCGCATTTCTATCGGAAGGTCCGGTACCCTCTGAGTACATCACTGGTTACGTGTTTGATGAGGACGGTAAACCGGTTCCCGAAGCCAACGTCTCTTTATGGCAGAACGGCCAGCTCTGGACGCCAGGGAAACATCAGTTAGCCGGCGTTGAAAACCCACAGGCAAGCCTGCCCAGTTATAGTATCATAAGCGGCGTTCCAAAAGAAGGTAGCTTCCTTTTTGGGTTCACAGCGCCTGGAGAGTATACTCTGACTGCCGAAAAAGATGGCTACAAAGGTGAGCCGGTGAGCGTTCATGTCGGTGAAGAAACCCTTAGCGCAAATCGACTTGAAGCAATAGACAATCCAGTAATGGTGAATATTACCCTTACCGGCTATCACATGCCTACTTTGAGTAGTGATCAGCAATCGTACACCGGTGCGATTGCTGGAACTATAAAGACAGCGAGGGGATATGATGTCACAGGTGTTAATGTGTCTTTGCTACAGGATGGAGTAATGGTTGACAGGCCGGATAACCCGCAATCATCATTCCATAGGAACCTTTCAGGAAAAAGGATCGATTATCTGTTTCATCATCTGGCACCTGGACGATATACTGTAAAAGCTGAATATTTTGCGGGCGCCGATTTTAATGATACGGTTACTTTAGACATGGATACGAAAGTAATGAGAGCAGACATTGTTTTATCTAAAGCGTATATGAGTCCGTTAGAGGCGCCAGCGGTTATTTTTACGCCGATAGTGGGTGAATTTGACGCTGCTGAACCGGTATCCACTCCAGCTACCTCATGGCTTATTGTGATGTTATTAATCGTATTAGTGGCAACTTGGTTGGATCATAAAAGGTAG